A DNA window from Bradyrhizobium barranii subsp. barranii contains the following coding sequences:
- a CDS encoding helix-turn-helix transcriptional regulator: MSRHRLMSVPRFALRRDEAAASLGVSTTTFQGWCDSGRMPKGRKIDGVVLWDTGEVLEAWERLRDGSYSKNPFDGFVA; this comes from the coding sequence ATGTCGCGCCACCGTCTGATGTCCGTACCTCGCTTCGCGCTACGTCGCGATGAGGCTGCGGCGTCATTGGGCGTGTCGACGACCACGTTTCAAGGATGGTGCGACAGTGGCCGCATGCCCAAGGGCCGCAAGATCGACGGCGTCGTTCTCTGGGACACGGGAGAAGTCTTGGAGGCGTGGGAGCGGCTCCGCGACGGGTCCTATTCGAAAAATCCATTCGATGGATTCGTCGCGTGA
- the tnpA gene encoding IS66-like element accessory protein TnpA, translated as MHQDRHQDGHDAASYQRIEVITGERRRRSWSDAEKARIVAESADPETSISEVARRNGVNRGLLSVWRRQARLASSEAPQFVQVRLEAAVEAQPNAIDKAHVLTDPAERIEVMIAGATVRVPVGVDAATLERVLAAVRSTR; from the coding sequence ATGCATCAAGACAGACATCAAGACGGGCATGATGCCGCCTCCTATCAGCGGATCGAGGTGATCACAGGGGAGAGGCGACGGCGCAGTTGGAGCGATGCGGAGAAGGCGCGGATCGTGGCCGAGAGTGCCGATCCGGAGACGAGCATTTCCGAGGTGGCTCGACGCAACGGGGTGAACCGGGGACTGCTCAGTGTGTGGCGGCGCCAGGCGCGGCTCGCGTCGAGCGAAGCGCCGCAGTTCGTGCAAGTCAGGCTCGAGGCCGCCGTCGAGGCGCAGCCGAACGCGATCGATAAGGCGCATGTTCTGACGGATCCGGCCGAGCGGATCGAGGTGATGATCGCGGGCGCGACGGTGCGCGTGCCCGTCGGCGTCGACGCCGCGACGCTGGAGCGCGTGCTGGCGGCGGTGAGATCGACGCGATGA
- the tnpB gene encoding IS66 family insertion sequence element accessory protein TnpB (TnpB, as the term is used for proteins encoded by IS66 family insertion elements, is considered an accessory protein, since TnpC, encoded by a neighboring gene, is a DDE family transposase.) gives MISFGPMVRVFVATQPIDFRKGVHGLVALVAEGLGGKPYSGDVYVFRSKRSDRLKLLVFDGSGMVLATKWLENGGFAWPPVREGTMPVTGAQLAMLIEGLAEWSRVVPKVTKRPTKVA, from the coding sequence ATGATCTCTTTCGGTCCAATGGTCCGTGTGTTCGTCGCGACGCAGCCGATTGACTTTCGTAAAGGCGTTCATGGCCTTGTCGCGCTGGTAGCGGAGGGATTAGGCGGCAAGCCCTACAGCGGTGACGTTTATGTCTTCCGATCGAAGCGATCGGATCGTTTGAAGCTACTGGTTTTTGACGGCTCGGGAATGGTTCTAGCGACGAAGTGGCTGGAGAATGGGGGCTTTGCCTGGCCACCTGTTCGCGAGGGTACGATGCCGGTGACGGGGGCGCAACTGGCGATGCTGATTGAAGGTCTTGCGGAGTGGTCGCGTGTGGTCCCGAAGGTGACGAAGCGGCCGACGAAGGTTGCCTGA
- the tnpC gene encoding IS66 family transposase, translated as MALRPEDLPSDPAALAEMVLAFEGENDDLRAEIATLKSLIFGARSERAAIVCAEQIAFDLERTAGSQLPANDDKPDAPRPERRKAKRNIGALPAHLPRVERVIEPASTLCPCCTGQMHRIGEESSEALDRVPAWLRVLRTIRPKYACRSCEGPIVQAPAPARLVEGGMATTALIAHIAAAKYAWQSTLYRQTQILAGQGVVVDRQTLARWMGSAAWLVRGLYDLQLKTMHGFERLFCDETPMPVLDPGRGRTRICQFWAHATDDRAWKGPAPPAVAYVFAGGRGKKEIVAQLAGFEGVLQVDGYAAYASLAGDAMMSGQIQLAYCLVHARRNFVRVHKTTNSPFAAEVIERIAAVYAIEERIRGLDAGERRATRQAETKPLMEALRARLIAVKDGISRRSTLIKAIDYMLERWQGLTTFLDDGRLEPDTNTVERSIRPIAIGKKNSLFSGDEGGGETWAILASLLNTAKLNGLDPEAYLVDVLDRMVSGATKTNQLHELLAWNWKAAREAEKRAVA; from the coding sequence ATGGCGCTTCGCCCCGAAGATCTCCCCTCTGACCCTGCGGCTCTTGCCGAGATGGTGCTGGCTTTCGAAGGCGAGAACGATGATCTGCGCGCAGAGATCGCCACGTTGAAGAGCCTGATCTTCGGCGCACGATCGGAGCGCGCGGCGATCGTCTGCGCCGAACAGATCGCGTTTGATCTGGAACGGACCGCCGGCTCACAGCTCCCGGCCAATGACGACAAACCGGACGCGCCGCGGCCGGAGCGGCGCAAAGCGAAGCGCAACATCGGCGCGCTGCCGGCGCATCTGCCTCGGGTCGAGCGGGTGATCGAGCCGGCGTCCACGCTGTGCCCGTGCTGCACGGGTCAGATGCATCGGATCGGCGAGGAGAGCAGCGAAGCGCTCGATCGGGTTCCCGCGTGGCTGCGTGTGCTCCGCACGATCCGTCCAAAATACGCCTGCCGCTCCTGTGAGGGCCCGATTGTCCAGGCCCCGGCACCGGCGCGGCTCGTCGAGGGCGGCATGGCAACGACGGCGCTGATCGCGCATATCGCCGCGGCCAAATATGCCTGGCAATCGACGCTCTATCGCCAGACGCAGATCCTGGCGGGTCAGGGTGTCGTCGTCGACCGTCAGACGCTGGCGCGCTGGATGGGGAGCGCGGCGTGGCTGGTCAGGGGCCTCTACGATCTGCAACTGAAGACTATGCACGGCTTCGAGCGGCTGTTCTGCGACGAGACGCCGATGCCAGTGCTCGATCCGGGACGCGGCCGCACGAGGATCTGCCAGTTCTGGGCGCACGCGACGGACGATCGGGCGTGGAAGGGGCCGGCGCCGCCGGCGGTCGCCTACGTGTTCGCAGGTGGTCGCGGCAAAAAGGAGATCGTGGCGCAGTTAGCCGGCTTCGAAGGCGTGCTGCAAGTCGACGGCTATGCCGCCTACGCCTCGCTGGCGGGCGATGCGATGATGTCGGGCCAGATCCAGCTGGCGTATTGTCTCGTTCACGCGCGCCGCAACTTCGTGAGGGTGCACAAGACGACGAACTCACCCTTCGCCGCGGAGGTCATCGAGCGCATTGCGGCCGTCTACGCGATCGAGGAGAGGATCCGCGGTCTCGATGCTGGGGAACGCCGCGCGACGCGACAGGCCGAGACGAAGCCGCTGATGGAGGCGTTGAGGGCCCGTCTGATCGCGGTGAAGGACGGGATCTCCCGCCGCTCGACGCTCATCAAGGCGATCGACTACATGCTCGAACGCTGGCAGGGCCTGACGACGTTCCTGGATGACGGGCGGCTCGAGCCGGACACCAACACGGTCGAACGATCGATCAGGCCAATTGCGATCGGAAAAAAGAACTCGTTGTTCAGTGGTGACGAAGGCGGGGGCGAGACCTGGGCGATACTCGCTTCGCTTCTTAACACAGCGAAATTGAATGGCCTCGACCCCGAGGCGTATCTCGTCGACGTTCTCGATCGCATGGTGAGCGGCGCCACGAAGACCAACCAGCTTCACGAACTTCTGGCCTGGAACTGGAAGGCCGCACGCGAAGCCGAAAAGCGGGCCGTGGCATGA
- a CDS encoding UPF0149 family protein → MTKPKQGRGTRKARKTTMADYAMSFERLGQWISKRARSPTLRHPRATSLSMLDGAVAAVVAGPVSMASEEWVCPLLGVDPDAFNHDTEEFSAIAATLMRHNAISETLSTRPESFEPLFVRSPDGEVDPQPWCMGFYAVMKLRLLVWSRLLPPNGTEHLMLRPILVHCIDDAGRPLLPPARRTLGTQPIIQNAWRNIPATVEALRQFWMPIRFKRGA, encoded by the coding sequence ATGACGAAGCCGAAGCAAGGGCGGGGAACGCGAAAAGCACGCAAGACGACGATGGCGGACTATGCCATGTCGTTCGAACGGCTCGGGCAATGGATCAGCAAGCGCGCCAGGTCGCCGACGCTTCGGCATCCGCGGGCGACGTCGCTCTCCATGCTCGATGGCGCGGTGGCCGCGGTCGTCGCCGGGCCGGTCTCGATGGCGTCCGAGGAATGGGTGTGCCCGCTCCTCGGCGTAGATCCCGACGCCTTCAATCACGACACCGAGGAGTTCTCGGCAATCGCCGCCACGCTGATGCGCCACAACGCTATCAGCGAGACGCTGTCGACGAGACCGGAGAGCTTCGAGCCGCTGTTCGTGCGATCACCGGACGGCGAAGTCGACCCGCAGCCCTGGTGCATGGGCTTCTACGCCGTCATGAAGCTTCGGCTTCTCGTCTGGTCGCGGCTTCTCCCCCCGAATGGAACCGAACACCTTATGCTGCGGCCGATCTTGGTCCATTGCATCGACGACGCCGGTCGACCCTTGCTACCCCCGGCCCGGCGCACGCTGGGAACGCAGCCCATCATCCAAAACGCCTGGCGCAACATTCCAGCAACCGTCGAGGCCCTCCGGCAGTTCTGGATGCCTATACGCTTCAAGCGCGGTGCGTAG
- a CDS encoding DUF3551 domain-containing protein, with amino-acid sequence MASTEPAAAQTYNPAYPVCLHVYRAGANYYDCSYTSLPQCNASASGRAAKCAINPYFAGVENPAAYRRHGRRAY; translated from the coding sequence ATGGCATCAACAGAGCCGGCGGCAGCTCAGACGTATAATCCGGCCTATCCGGTTTGCCTGCACGTTTACCGCGCGGGGGCCAACTATTACGATTGCAGCTACACATCGCTGCCTCAGTGCAATGCTTCGGCATCGGGCCGCGCCGCAAAGTGCGCCATAAATCCATACTTCGCGGGCGTGGAAAACCCCGCAGCTTATCGGCGGCACGGCCGCCGCGCCTACTAG
- a CDS encoding cold-shock protein, whose amino-acid sequence MAIGVVKWFNATKGFGFIQPDDGGQDVFVHISAVERAGLSGLAEGQKISYEVQVDRKRGKSSAENLRVG is encoded by the coding sequence GTGGCTATAGGTGTCGTTAAGTGGTTTAACGCGACGAAGGGATTTGGCTTCATCCAGCCTGATGACGGCGGCCAGGATGTTTTCGTGCACATCAGCGCAGTAGAGCGCGCCGGTCTCTCTGGTCTCGCCGAGGGACAAAAGATTTCTTATGAGGTCCAGGTAGATCGGAAGCGTGGCAAGAGCAGCGCGGAGAATCTAAGGGTTGGCTAA
- a CDS encoding TVP38/TMEM64 family protein, with translation MNSPILDTISAWFQNLGSLTPGSAMAVGLVFLAMAFIVLPRTPLICAAGAAFGWKVAGIILLSGTIGAIMAFLTSRYIASNWFRKRLEGKPNFGVIAQAVDEEGWRIIALMRLGVPLPGAVQNYLFGLTRIDISTYSISTFVFTAPQVFLYSFLGATGRASLLDENLGISLIAMALIIAIVALIAWRVRVLLSRRAPLA, from the coding sequence ATGAACTCGCCCATCTTAGACACGATCAGCGCATGGTTTCAAAATCTCGGCAGTCTTACACCGGGTTCGGCAATGGCAGTCGGCCTCGTATTTCTGGCAATGGCCTTTATCGTGCTCCCCCGTACGCCGCTGATTTGTGCCGCCGGTGCCGCCTTTGGCTGGAAAGTCGCCGGGATCATCCTGTTGAGCGGAACCATTGGCGCCATCATGGCCTTCCTGACGTCCCGCTATATCGCATCGAACTGGTTTCGAAAAAGGCTCGAGGGGAAGCCTAATTTCGGCGTCATTGCACAAGCAGTAGATGAGGAAGGTTGGCGCATTATCGCGCTAATGCGGCTGGGTGTGCCCCTTCCAGGCGCGGTCCAGAACTACCTGTTCGGTCTGACGAGGATTGACATCTCAACCTACTCGATCTCAACCTTCGTTTTCACTGCGCCGCAAGTCTTCCTGTATTCCTTTCTGGGCGCGACTGGCCGAGCCTCGCTTCTCGACGAAAATCTAGGCATCTCGCTGATCGCTATGGCGCTGATCATCGCAATTGTGGCCCTGATAGCATGGCGGGTACGAGTTTTACTGTCGCGGCGAGCGCCGCTGGCCTAG
- a CDS encoding IS110 family RNA-guided transposase — protein MKHYAGLDVSVKETSLCIVDETGRICREAKLVSHPDDLLAALNDPIWRFDRIGLEAGPLSQWLFSGLAEAGLPVICIETRHAKAFLKAQVNKSDRNDARGIAQMMRVGLFRPVHVKTLISQKRRVLLAGRKLLQEKAIAIENDIRGLLRNFGLKVGIVGVIGFEQRIHELVGGQPELAELMEPLLVARRVLREQFTQLHRKVLLLARESEVCRRLMTIPGVGPVTSLAFISTIDVPARFKSSKAVGPSLGLTPVLNQSGESHRIGRISLCGDEAMRALLYEAAQVMLTRVQKWSWLKAWAMQIAKRRGQQKAIVALARRLAVIMHRMWSDGTEFRWTREATPAAQ, from the coding sequence ATGAAACATTACGCTGGACTGGACGTGTCGGTCAAAGAGACGTCCCTGTGCATTGTCGACGAAACGGGCCGCATTTGCCGGGAAGCGAAGTTGGTGAGTCACCCGGACGATCTTCTTGCTGCACTCAACGATCCGATTTGGCGGTTTGATCGGATTGGGCTCGAGGCTGGACCGCTGTCGCAATGGCTGTTCAGCGGGCTGGCGGAGGCTGGCCTGCCGGTAATCTGCATCGAGACGCGACATGCCAAGGCGTTCCTCAAGGCGCAGGTGAACAAGAGCGACCGCAATGATGCGCGTGGCATTGCGCAGATGATGCGCGTCGGCTTGTTCCGGCCTGTCCACGTCAAGACCCTGATCAGCCAAAAGCGACGGGTCCTGCTTGCCGGTCGCAAGCTGCTTCAGGAGAAGGCCATTGCCATCGAGAATGACATTCGTGGGCTGTTACGCAACTTCGGCTTGAAGGTCGGAATTGTGGGGGTGATCGGCTTTGAACAACGTATCCACGAACTCGTCGGCGGTCAGCCGGAGCTGGCCGAACTCATGGAACCGCTTCTCGTCGCCCGACGCGTTTTACGCGAACAGTTCACACAACTGCATCGCAAAGTGCTTCTACTTGCCCGGGAAAGCGAGGTCTGTCGTCGGTTGATGACGATCCCTGGTGTCGGCCCCGTCACGTCGCTGGCCTTTATCAGCACGATCGACGTTCCCGCCCGCTTCAAGAGTTCGAAAGCCGTCGGGCCGTCCCTTGGATTGACGCCAGTTCTCAACCAGTCCGGCGAAAGCCACCGCATCGGCCGGATTTCGCTGTGCGGTGATGAAGCCATGCGAGCGCTACTCTATGAGGCCGCACAGGTCATGCTGACGCGGGTGCAGAAATGGTCCTGGCTCAAGGCGTGGGCCATGCAGATCGCCAAACGACGCGGGCAGCAGAAGGCGATCGTCGCTTTGGCGCGGCGGCTCGCCGTCATCATGCACCGCATGTGGAGCGACGGAACGGAATTCCGCTGGACACGGGAGGCCACGCCCGCGGCACAATAG
- a CDS encoding ISL3 family transposase yields the protein MQQALHRSSLVPRGFVVESAYYEGDKAVIEIRASGSVGLCPLCGTVSRRVHSRYRRRVTDLPLSGRIVQLLVVARRFRCDAVLCGRQIFTERFDEGVLAPSARRTARLDSIVHHLGLALGGRPAAGFAKRLMLPVSKDTLLRVVRRRSRPPADPLRIIGIDDWAWRRNHRYASIICNLERRRVVTLLPDREPSTAQAWLAAHPTIAIVARDRGGGYGEAAAKALPHAVQVADRWHLMENASRAYLDAVRKSMRQIRSAIGATTINPELLTAAERLQYEGYLRREEANATILSLSKGGTPIKQIVRQTGHSRGLVRQVIRGERHDVFRTRESSLDQHLPWLDDQWAAGCRNGAELWRRLRARGFRGSLRVVGEWTTRRRRAEKTDVETLHRIPSARTIARLMTVGRDTLSKAETVTVAAVEAGVPPLVEAREIIAEFHLMIRRKTEAGLVPWIERARASLVASFARGVTNDEAAVRAAITSPWSNGQTEGQITRLKLVRRQMYGRGKIDLLQARLIGAE from the coding sequence ATGCAGCAAGCACTCCACCGCTCCAGTCTGGTGCCGCGTGGGTTTGTTGTAGAGAGTGCGTACTACGAAGGTGATAAGGCCGTGATTGAGATCCGGGCGTCCGGAAGCGTCGGTCTGTGTCCCTTGTGCGGAACAGTTTCTCGGCGTGTCCATAGCCGGTATCGGCGACGCGTGACTGACCTCCCGCTTTCGGGGCGGATCGTACAGCTCCTGGTGGTCGCCCGCCGCTTCCGCTGCGACGCCGTCCTGTGCGGGCGCCAAATCTTTACTGAGCGCTTCGACGAAGGGGTGCTGGCTCCATCAGCGCGACGCACGGCGAGGCTGGACTCCATTGTCCATCACCTCGGTCTGGCTCTTGGCGGACGACCGGCGGCAGGCTTCGCAAAACGGCTGATGCTGCCGGTGAGCAAGGATACGCTCCTTCGCGTGGTTCGACGCCGTAGCCGTCCGCCGGCTGACCCGCTCAGGATTATCGGCATTGATGATTGGGCCTGGCGGCGCAATCACCGATACGCCAGCATCATCTGCAACCTGGAAAGGCGCCGGGTGGTCACCCTGCTGCCGGACCGTGAGCCCTCGACCGCCCAGGCCTGGCTCGCCGCCCATCCCACGATCGCGATCGTCGCCCGCGACCGCGGCGGAGGATATGGCGAAGCCGCAGCAAAGGCCCTGCCGCACGCGGTACAGGTCGCAGATCGTTGGCATTTGATGGAGAACGCCAGCCGGGCCTACCTCGATGCCGTCCGAAAATCGATGCGCCAGATCCGCAGCGCAATCGGAGCAACTACGATCAATCCCGAGCTGCTAACAGCTGCGGAGCGTCTCCAATATGAGGGCTATCTCCGGCGCGAGGAGGCTAACGCGACCATCTTGAGCCTGTCGAAAGGTGGGACGCCGATCAAGCAGATAGTGCGCCAGACGGGCCACAGCAGGGGGCTGGTGCGACAGGTGATCCGCGGCGAACGCCATGATGTCTTCCGGACCCGGGAGAGCTCTCTCGATCAGCACCTGCCATGGCTCGACGACCAATGGGCAGCCGGTTGCCGAAACGGCGCTGAACTTTGGCGCCGCTTACGGGCGCGCGGTTTCCGAGGCTCCCTTCGTGTTGTCGGCGAGTGGACGACTCGTAGACGGCGGGCCGAAAAGACTGATGTCGAAACCCTTCATCGGATTCCATCGGCCAGAACGATCGCTCGTCTCATGACCGTCGGACGGGATACGCTATCGAAGGCAGAGACGGTGACCGTCGCTGCGGTAGAAGCTGGCGTGCCACCCTTGGTCGAGGCACGCGAGATCATCGCCGAATTCCACCTGATGATCCGACGCAAGACCGAGGCGGGCCTCGTCCCATGGATCGAGCGCGCTCGCGCCAGTCTTGTTGCATCGTTCGCCCGCGGCGTAACGAACGATGAAGCGGCGGTTCGGGCGGCGATCACCTCGCCCTGGTCCAACGGACAGACTGAGGGGCAGATCACGCGCCTCAAGCTCGTCAGACGCCAAATGTACGGCCGTGGCAAAATCGATCTGCTTCAAGCCAGACTAATCGGCGCAGAATAA
- a CDS encoding IS110 family RNA-guided transposase, which produces METIITVGLDLAKSIFQVHGIAENGKVLVRRTLRRSQVLPFFRSLPACLVGMEACGTAHYWANAISEFGHTVRLMPPAYVKAYVKRNKTDAADAEAICEAVSRPTMRFVPVKSPEEQAAGMVLKTRELLVRQRSQTANAMRAHMAELGIIAATGMTSIAKLVAVLRDDQDRRLPASARAALLEMAEQIESLTTRIDMLDTKIVAAVKADDAARRLTTIPGVGPIIAATVRAVVQDPAAFRTGRDLAAWIGITPRANSSGGKERLGKISKQGNKQLRTLLIVGATSILKQARRGVKLPAWVVSIIARRPYKVAAVALANKMARIIWALLVKGGTYQSPTTPVTA; this is translated from the coding sequence ATGGAGACGATTATCACGGTGGGTTTGGATTTGGCCAAATCGATCTTTCAAGTTCACGGCATCGCCGAAAACGGGAAAGTCCTGGTCCGTCGCACATTGCGGCGATCGCAGGTTCTGCCCTTCTTTCGGAGCCTTCCAGCTTGCTTGGTAGGGATGGAGGCCTGCGGGACGGCCCATTACTGGGCGAACGCGATCAGCGAATTCGGCCACACCGTCCGCTTGATGCCGCCTGCCTATGTGAAAGCTTACGTCAAGCGAAACAAGACCGACGCAGCCGATGCAGAGGCGATCTGCGAAGCCGTGTCGCGCCCGACAATGCGCTTCGTGCCCGTCAAATCACCTGAGGAGCAAGCTGCCGGGATGGTTTTGAAGACCCGAGAGTTACTTGTTCGTCAGCGAAGCCAGACTGCGAATGCTATGCGTGCCCACATGGCGGAGCTCGGGATCATTGCCGCGACCGGCATGACCAGCATTGCCAAGCTCGTTGCCGTACTGCGCGACGATCAAGACAGACGCCTCCCTGCTTCGGCTCGAGCCGCGCTTCTGGAGATGGCCGAGCAAATCGAAAGCCTGACAACACGGATCGATATGCTCGACACCAAAATTGTCGCGGCCGTGAAGGCCGATGATGCCGCCCGTCGTCTGACGACCATTCCTGGCGTAGGCCCTATTATCGCCGCGACTGTTCGCGCCGTCGTCCAGGATCCGGCAGCCTTCCGAACAGGGCGGGATTTGGCCGCCTGGATCGGCATCACCCCAAGGGCGAACTCCAGCGGAGGGAAAGAGCGGCTCGGCAAGATCTCGAAGCAGGGCAACAAGCAGTTGCGAACTTTACTGATTGTTGGTGCGACGTCGATCCTCAAGCAGGCCCGCAGAGGCGTGAAGCTACCTGCCTGGGTCGTATCCATAATTGCGCGCCGTCCCTATAAGGTGGCCGCAGTGGCACTTGCGAACAAGATGGCGCGCATCATATGGGCGCTTCTCGTCAAGGGCGGAACCTATCAATCACCGACGACGCCGGTGACGGCTTAA
- a CDS encoding IS110 family RNA-guided transposase yields MNEDIAAYVGVDWASATHYAYALDAQGAKLGHRSFQHSGDGLAELADWIQRTTGAEPGRIAIGIEVPHGPVVESLMDSGFLVHALNPKQLDRFRDRFTMAGAKDDRLDAFVLADALRTDSRFYRFLEPVHPTIIQLREWSRMMEDLSAERNRLANRFRHQLWRYFPQMLELAEDWSQQWILDLWDLIPTPTRARAVRTSTIARRLKESRVKRWTADTLLNHLRSTPISVASGVTEACVAHCELILGRLRLVMQQMKLAMKELERLCSAVAELPSATGIAPHADPKILRSMPGIGTIVLAALLSEGHDAIVRRDAQALRGLSGVVPVTRRSGKQIVVVMRQSCPHRLRTAVYHWARVAVLHDFQTRNRYAALRKRGHSHARALRSIGSRLIGVACAMLRTGELFDNGRPPQSAAA; encoded by the coding sequence ATGAATGAAGACATAGCTGCCTACGTGGGTGTCGATTGGGCATCGGCGACACACTACGCTTACGCTTTGGATGCCCAAGGAGCAAAACTCGGCCATCGTTCGTTCCAACATAGCGGTGACGGGTTGGCTGAACTGGCAGACTGGATTCAGCGCACGACGGGTGCCGAGCCAGGCCGGATCGCGATTGGCATCGAGGTCCCGCACGGGCCCGTCGTCGAGAGCCTGATGGATTCGGGTTTCCTGGTTCATGCGCTAAATCCAAAGCAGCTTGATCGATTTCGAGATCGCTTCACCATGGCAGGCGCCAAGGATGATCGGCTCGACGCTTTCGTGCTCGCTGATGCTCTGCGGACCGATAGCCGTTTCTATCGATTCCTGGAGCCAGTGCATCCGACGATCATTCAGCTACGTGAGTGGTCGCGCATGATGGAGGACTTGTCCGCCGAACGCAATCGCCTGGCCAACCGCTTTCGTCATCAGCTCTGGCGCTATTTCCCGCAAATGCTCGAGCTCGCGGAAGACTGGTCGCAGCAGTGGATTTTGGATCTTTGGGATCTGATCCCCACACCGACGAGGGCGCGGGCCGTGAGGACGTCGACGATCGCAAGGCGCCTTAAGGAGAGCAGGGTAAAGAGGTGGACTGCGGACACCTTGCTCAATCATCTCCGCAGCACACCGATATCTGTTGCATCCGGTGTCACGGAAGCCTGCGTGGCGCATTGCGAGCTCATTCTAGGCCGTCTGCGGCTGGTTATGCAGCAGATGAAGCTCGCCATGAAGGAACTCGAGCGCCTGTGTTCGGCGGTGGCCGAACTTCCATCAGCGACCGGCATCGCGCCTCACGCCGATCCCAAGATCTTGCGGTCGATGCCTGGAATCGGAACGATCGTCCTCGCGGCACTTCTGTCCGAAGGACACGATGCGATCGTTCGTCGAGACGCTCAGGCGCTTCGGGGATTATCGGGCGTCGTGCCCGTCACGAGACGCAGCGGTAAGCAAATTGTCGTGGTCATGAGGCAGTCTTGTCCGCACCGTCTGAGGACCGCTGTCTATCATTGGGCACGCGTTGCGGTGCTGCATGACTTCCAAACACGCAATCGATATGCCGCCTTACGCAAGCGTGGACATTCCCATGCCCGCGCGCTCCGATCAATCGGCAGCAGGTTGATTGGCGTTGCTTGTGCCATGCTCAGGACCGGCGAACTCTTCGACAACGGCCGACCGCCGCAGTCCGCGGCGGCCTGA
- a CDS encoding IS110 family RNA-guided transposase, whose translation MQKVLYVGLDVHKVSISVTVAEDGREGAVNFIGAVPNTPAALSKLSKRLPKDGHRLEFCYEAGFCGYVIYRQLNTLGHGCTVAATSMIPRKPRERIKTDRRDSQKLAILHRSGDLTRVWVPDEGHEAMRDLIRARIDASMHLMRARQQLLAFLLRHGRAYDTGKHWTQRHRSWLAGQTFDQPAHQIVFQDYLEAVLTTLERRDQLVGRISAIAADWTMGPLVEALSALRGLDFISFATFVAAIGDLARFESARHLMAYLGPMPSEQSSGERIRRGGITKTGNTEARRMLVEAAWSYRYPPRVAKEKAEVIVRLPKAVRDIAWKAQLRLCKRYRTLSAAGKKPTVVVAAIARELCGFIWAIGREVKPATT comes from the coding sequence ATGCAGAAGGTTCTTTACGTAGGGCTCGACGTTCACAAAGTCAGCATTTCGGTAACGGTGGCAGAAGACGGACGCGAAGGAGCGGTCAATTTCATCGGAGCCGTACCAAACACGCCGGCAGCGCTATCCAAGCTGAGCAAACGCTTGCCCAAGGACGGCCATCGACTGGAGTTCTGTTACGAAGCTGGCTTTTGCGGCTATGTCATCTATCGCCAGCTGAACACGCTGGGACACGGTTGCACTGTCGCCGCAACATCCATGATCCCGCGCAAGCCGAGGGAACGGATCAAGACTGATCGCCGCGACTCCCAGAAGCTGGCAATTTTGCACCGCTCTGGCGACCTCACGCGGGTATGGGTCCCAGACGAGGGACATGAGGCCATGCGTGATCTCATCCGGGCTCGGATAGACGCATCGATGCACCTCATGCGGGCGCGACAGCAATTGCTGGCATTTTTGCTGCGCCACGGCCGCGCCTACGATACCGGCAAACACTGGACTCAACGACACCGCTCGTGGCTTGCAGGCCAGACATTCGATCAGCCCGCGCACCAGATTGTCTTCCAGGACTATCTAGAAGCAGTTTTGACAACCCTGGAACGGCGCGACCAACTCGTCGGCCGCATCAGCGCCATAGCTGCCGATTGGACGATGGGACCTCTCGTGGAAGCGCTAAGCGCGTTGCGAGGGCTTGATTTTATCTCATTTGCAACGTTTGTCGCGGCGATCGGTGATCTGGCCCGCTTCGAGAGTGCTCGCCATTTGATGGCTTATCTCGGCCCGATGCCTTCGGAGCAGTCGAGTGGTGAACGGATCCGTCGTGGCGGTATTACTAAGACTGGCAACACCGAGGCTCGGCGCATGCTCGTCGAGGCCGCCTGGAGCTATCGTTATCCGCCTCGTGTCGCGAAAGAGAAGGCTGAAGTGATCGTACGTCTTCCAAAAGCAGTCCGGGATATTGCATGGAAGGCGCAGCTCCGGCTCTGCAAACGATATCGGACGCTGAGCGCCGCTGGAAAGAAGCCTACCGTCGTCGTGGCAGCAATCGCGCGAGAGCTCTGCGGCTTTATCTGGGCGATCGGCCGAGAGGTGAAGCCGGCGACAACGTAG